A single Aspergillus chevalieri M1 DNA, chromosome 3, nearly complete sequence DNA region contains:
- a CDS encoding uncharacterized protein (COG:S;~EggNog:ENOG410Q0T0;~InterPro:IPR024368) has product MATEWSLDFCLVCDRQTLGGPYCSQTCRLAELDLVSSELPLPSSEATTTTTKSSRSHPSRSLSPSSSQTSLSSLRSNISLNSALSNQFQNELRDYASCFDQVRDLKRRMTS; this is encoded by the coding sequence ATGGCCACCGAATGGTCTCTGGATTTCTGCCTGGTCTGTGATCGACAGACACTTGGAGGTCCATATTGCTCTCAAACTTGCAGATTGGCAGAACTGGATCTCGTTTCATCCGAACTACCACTTCCTTCATCTGAAGCAACCACAACCACGACAAAGTCTTCCCGTTCACATCCGTCTCGATCCTTGTCGCCTTCTTCATCACAAACATCTCTCTCATCGCTCCGGAGTAACATCTCATTGAACTCCGCCCTGTCAAACCAATTCCAGAACGAGTTACGGGATTACGCCAGCTGTTTCGACCAAGTCCGCGACTTGAAGCGACGAATGACCTCATGA
- a CDS encoding DASH complex subunit DAD2 (COG:S;~EggNog:ENOG410PREG;~InterPro:IPR013963;~PFAM:PF08654;~go_component: GO:0042729 - DASH complex [Evidence IEA];~go_component: GO:0072686 - mitotic spindle [Evidence IEA];~go_process: GO:0000278 - mitotic cell cycle [Evidence IEA]) — protein MAYTSRPTMLPPGSSGASLRQPSNHQAISQQQSSALATRIASKKAELENLRQLRDLSAMLATQMQILESRIGTLNDGTEAVACVLANWGNVLRAISMASSKAVDLKDPAGSSEDIGDGHTETPLPATLVRIPAEPQEKTNE, from the exons ATGGCTTATACATCTCGACCAACGATGCTACCACCGGGGAGCTCAGGGGCCTCTCTTCGCCAACCGAGTAATCACCAGGCCATTTCTCAgcagcaatcatctgcttTGGCGACACGAATAGCATCCAAAAAGGCAGAACTTGAAAACCTGAGACAACTGCGTGATTTGAGCGCCATGTTGGCAACGCAGATGCAGATTCTGGAGTCGAGAATAGGGACCTTGAATGATGGCACAGAAG CGGTTGCGTGCGTTCTTGCGAATTGGGGCAATGTGTTACGAGCAATTAGTATGGCATCGT CAAAAGCGGTTGATCTCAAAGATCCGGCCGGTTCTTCAGAAGACATTGGTGATGGTCACACTGAGACCCCGCTACCGGCAACCCTTGTCCGAATACCTGCGGAACCACAAGAAAAAACGAATGAATGA
- a CDS encoding shugoshin family protein (COG:S;~EggNog:ENOG410PRS3;~InterPro:IPR038889,IPR011515,IPR011516;~PFAM:PF07558,PF07557;~go_component: GO:0000775 - chromosome, centromeric region [Evidence IEA];~go_component: GO:0005634 - nucleus [Evidence IEA];~go_process: GO:0045132 - meiotic chromosome segregation [Evidence IEA]) gives MARLNESTAPTESIEILKRRFVRQNREIARVNSIQSLRIRSLESEVSHLLSENVSLREQTISLGQELERYEAVKMLHDGVYDIKAKLDSKLAELGSLVTDLGALPRRLGKLCDERAESTGPGHSRLSNLDWRRRATDAEYHAVTEDGKLPVILEDKCYPRKTLDPQELRDIIHNEECSPRSPEIEEVTPIEKEEERIHFNPELPEGLAGYQIMDTDAEKIGTLLPPTLETRKKRKPSPVAVNKMERAFSPDAVPMHHDMNLSLKSGAKRKFMSEEAELFSSAATEDGDDDFQYSRASHLQSPEDHHTSIYDEFSPSKTQVEKGGGSRDRGSSKRKVLEPKSTNINAALSKRDRAVRDQKAQDKVHLQDTDCQYSTNGRREMSNQKNGMNAEPLAHDVNRSATEDDSVKHSVECRTSKQNSSSAPEIPEDEASSSALSATRPTRRQRSVVSYAEPNLRDKMRRPTSEFADAVTGGNPRRRSNIQSSHPNASDGGDNQINKDLSSKRSSYHFETIDGVQNPSFEIQEEDVASGNPMTTVSQRKRKTLPASSDGPSVEAMAPTHPTRHRSIYNGQLTDNEASLENDLVQKNSASSAKSATRYARRHSSNPRGQILASESGTGSTGEAKRDQSRVNPTGTLALDYDESMLAISNNTSLGPEACTQSMNSQTDVERGMVSGTDGRARRTGTRRRSMMI, from the exons ATGGCTAGATTAAATGAATCTACTGCACCTACCGAATCTATTGAAATTC TTAAACGGAGATTTGTGAGGCAAAATCGTGAAATTGCTCGAGTCAATTCGATACAGTCCCTTCGCATCCGCAGCCTCGAATCCGAAGTCTCCCACCTTTTGTCTGAAAATGTATCACTCCGGGAGCAGACTATATCCCTCGGTCAAGAGCTGGAAAGATATGAAGCAGTCAAAATGCTACATGATGGTGTATATGACATCAAAGCGAAGCTAGATAGCAAACTGGCGGAGCTTGGTAGCTTGGTAACGGATCTGGGGGCACTACCACGCAGACTTGGCAAACTATGCGACGAACGAGCAGAGTCTACCGGCCCAGGGCATTCGCGATTGTCAAACTTGGATTGGAGACGCAGGGCAACGGACGCTGAATACCATGCTGTCACTGAAGATGGAAAACTTCCAGTGATACTTGAAGACAAGTGCTACCCACGGAAGACATTAGA TCCCCAGGAGCTGCGCGACATCATCCATAATGAGGAATGCTCTCCAAGATCGCCTGAGATAGAAGAAGTCACACCaattgagaaagaagaggaacgCATTCACTTCAATCCAGAGCTTCCAGAGGGTCTGGCTGGTTATCAGATAATGGACACCGATGCTGAAAAGATCGGTACCTTACTTCCTCCAACTCTCGAAacgagaaagaagagaaaaccTAGCCCTGTCGCAGTGAACAAGATGGAACGTGCCTTCAGCCCTGACGCGGTTCCTATGCATCACGACATGAACCTCTCACTGAAATCAGGAGCCAAGCGAAAATTTATGTCGGAAGAAGCCGAGTTGTTTTCGTCAGCAGCAACGgaagatggcgatgatgattTTCAATATAGCCGAGCTAGCCATCTACAGAGCCCGGAAGACCATCACACATCCATATATGATGAATTTTCGCCGTCTAAAACCCAGGTAGAGAAAGGGGGGGGGTCGAGGGATCGTGGTTCATCCAAGCGAAAAGTGCTTGAGCCGA AGAGCACAAACATCAACGCGGCTCTATCAAAACGGGACCGGGCTGTACGGGATCAGAAAGCCCAGGACAAAGTTCACCTACAGGATACAGACTGTCAATATTCAACCAATGGAAGAAGGGAAATGAGCAACCAAAAAAATGGAATGAATGCGGAGCCGCTCGCCCATGACGTTAATCGATCAGCCACAGAAGATGACAGCGTAAAGCATTCTGTTGAGTGCCGAACATCGAAGCAAAATTCATCATCCGCACCAGAAATACCTGAAGACGAGGCAAGCTCTAGTGCGTTGAGTGCAACCCGGCCCACAAGGCGTCAGAGATCTGTCGTCAGCTATGCAGAGCCCAACCTCAGAGACAAAATGAGGCGACCTACAAGCGAGTTTGCGGATGCGGTTACGGGTGGTAACCCTCGAAGAAGGTCGAACATCCAAAGCTCCCACCCGAATGCTAGCGATGGGGGGGACAATCAGATAAATAAGGATTTGAGCAGCAAGCGAAGCTCTTATCACTTTGAGACAATCGACGGTGTTCAAAATCCCTCTTTTGAAATACAGGAGGAAGATGTCGCTTCTGGGAATCCAATGACCACGGTTTCCCAGAGGAAACGCAAGACTTTACCTGCAAGCAGCGACGGCCCCTCTGTTGAGGCCATGGCACCGACACATCCAACACGACATCGCAGTATTTACAACGGGCAACTGACCGATAACGAAGCTAGTCTCGAAAATGATCTTGTCCAGAAAAATTCCGCTTCATCCGCAAAGTCAGCCACCAGATACGCTCGACGTCACTCATCAAACCCTAGGGGACAAATCCTTGCGTCTGAGAGTGGCACTGGTTCGACCGGAGAAGCCAAGCGCGACCAAAGTCGAGTAAATCCTACAGGTACATTGGCATTGGATTATGACGAATCTATGTTGGCTATATCAAACAATACTTCTCTGGGGCCAGAAGCATGTACGCAATCAATGAACTCCCAGACAGATGTTGAACGTGGCATGGTTTCAGGGACAGATGGCAGAGCCAGGCGTACAGGtaccaggagaagaagcatgATGATATAA
- the YPI1 gene encoding PPP1R11/YPI1 family protein (COG:S;~EggNog:ENOG410PTF8;~InterPro:IPR011107;~PFAM:PF07491;~go_function: GO:0004865 - protein serine/threonine phosphatase inhibitor activity [Evidence IEA];~go_process: GO:0032515 - negative regulation of phosphoprotein phosphatase activity [Evidence IEA]), protein MPQTRQMPSPAASSSQVLQVPDEQSAIRISGTLRLRGEDNSNSSGINTGSAPNRHIRWSQDVVDNEGMGKKSSKVCCIYHKPRPVGESSSESESDSDSNSDSDSETDHYQNKPNHLQHRLGHNESSHHQHSSEQNSEKGHTACNTKHCGKQGKQRKPSPNAYEKMPKPSKGHHKSQGA, encoded by the exons ATGCCTCAAACTCGACAAATGCCATCGCCTGCAGCATCAAGCTCCCAGGTCCTCCAGGTTCCTGATGAGCAATCTGCAATCCGTATCTCAGGCACATTGAGGCTGAGGGGAGAGGATAATTCGAACTCTTCAGGTATCAACACTGGAAGCGCCCCAAACCGCCATATCAGATGGAGCCAAGATGTTGTTGACAATGAAGGAATGGGCAAGAAGAGTTCGAAAG TGTGCTGTATATATCATAAACCTCGGCCTGTCGGTGAGAGCAGCTCAGAATCAGAGTCCGACTCAGATTCAAATTCAGATAGCGACAGCGAGACAGATCACTATCaaaacaaaccaaaccaTCTACAACATCGTCTGGGTCACAATGAGAGTTCACACCACCAACATTCATCTGAGCAAAACTCAGAAAAAGGACATACAGCCTGCAATACAAAACACTGTGGCAAGCAAGGAAAGCAGAGAAAGCCAAGTCCAAATGCTTACGAGAAAATGCCAAAACCATCAAAAGGGCATCATAAGTCACAGGGCGCATAA
- the CRM1 gene encoding exportin CRM1 (BUSCO:EOG09260ABY;~COG:U,Y;~EggNog:ENOG410PI0K;~InterPro:IPR016024,IPR011989,IPR014877,IPR040485, IPR041235,IPR001494,IPR041123,IPR013598;~PFAM:PF18784,PF03810,PF08389,PF18777,PF08767, PF18787;~go_function: GO:0005049 - nuclear export signal receptor activity [Evidence IEA];~go_function: GO:0008536 - Ran GTPase binding [Evidence IEA];~go_process: GO:0006886 - intracellular protein transport [Evidence IEA]) — translation MSVSIQELDNTVQAFYEGKGDLQKQAQQTLTEFKQNPDAWLIVGNILQESSYPQTKYLALQVLDDVIMTRWKVLPREQCLGIRNFIVNFIIESSKTEESLRTERALLNKLNLVLVSILKQEWPRNWPTFINEIIASCHTSLSICENNMAILRLLSEEVFDFSQDQMTSVKARDLKTSMTQEFSSIFQLCSEVLGTANQASLVKATLETLLRFLNWIPLGYIFETPIINTLLTRFLEVPEFRNVTLKCLTEIGGLQIGSPYNYDERLVHMFTETLTIVSKTIPLSMDLKQVFSKSNSRDQEFVLNLALFLCSFFSAHLDLIEKLPNRDYLTHAHFYLIRISQIDDREVFKICLEYWTRLVQELYEEMQQLPITDINPLVSMGVSGLSNGGAPHPSTLANYPLRKHKYEEVLSSLRTVMIEKMVRPEEVLIVENDEGEIVREFVKESDTIQLYKTIRECLVYLTHLDVVDTENIMIDKLAKQVDGSEWSWANCNTLCWAIGSISGAMNEETEKRFLVTVIKDLLGLTEMKRGKDNKAVVASNIMYIVGQYPRFLKAHWKFLKTVVNKLFEFMHETHEGVQDMACDTFIKIANKCRRHFVALQPGENEPFIEEIVRNMRKITCDLSPQQVHTFYEACGYMISAQGQKGLQDRLIENLMALPNSAWDAIIAQANQDPSILQDGETIKIIGNIMKTNVAACSSIGTYFYSQIGRIYHDMLNMFRASSQLISDAVASDGNIATKTPKVRGLRTIKKEILKLIDTYVQKTDDLEMVSINMVPPLLEAVLVDYNRNVLDAREAEVLNVMTTIIHKLHNLMEDKIPLIMESVFESTLEMINKDFHEYPEHRVQFFKLLQAINLYCFPALLKLDATQFKFVIDSCMWASKHDNREVENTGLTMCLELMNNMAETDAQTSSIFFRQFFIPILQDVFFVLTDSDHKAGFKSQAMLLSRMFFFIESGKVQDPIYPPDQVPPGTSNKEFLQEYVANLLQTAFKNLQEIQIKQFVIGLFTFNDDFNKFKTHLRDFLISLKEFAGDNAELYAEEREQALRDAKAAERDRAMKVGGLLKPSEMDQEDEL, via the exons ATGTCTGTTTCCATACAGGAGTTGGACAACACTGTCCAGGCCTTCTACGAGGGCAAAGGGGATTTG CAAAAGCAAGCCCAACAGACTTTGACGGAA TTCAAGCAAAACCCCGATGCTTGGTTGATCGTTGGGAATATCCTTCAAGAATCATCTTACCCACAGACCAAAT ATCTTGCTCTGCAGGTTCTGGACGATGTGATTATGACTCGGTGGAAAGTTTTACCTAGAGAACAATGCCTAG GCATTCGAAACTTCATTGTCAACTTCATTATCGAAAGCTCTAAGACGGAAGAAAGTCTCAGAACCGAACGCGCGCTCTTGAACAAACTCAACCTCGTTCTTGTTTCCATCTTGAAACAAGAGTGGCCGCGCAACTGGCCGACCTTCATCAACGAGATCATTGCATCTTGTCACACCAGTCTCTCAATCTGTGAAAACAACATGGCCATTCTTCGACTGCTGTCTGAGGAAGTATTCGACTTCTCGCAGGATCAAATGACGTCCGTCAAGGCTAGGGACCTGAAAACTTCAATGACACAGGAATTCTCATCCATCTTCCAACTGTGTTCTGAAGTTCTAGGTACCGCGAACCAAGCTAGCCTAGTCAAAGCTACTCTTGAGACACTTTTGCGTTTTCTTAACTGGATCCCACTAGGATACATCTTTGAGACACCCATTATCAACACACTTTTAACGAGGTTCCTTGAAGTTCCggaatttcgcaatgtaaCTCTCAAATGTCTCACAGAAATTGGCGGCTTGCAAATTGGAAGTCCTTACAACTACGATGAGAGACTGGTGCACATGTTTACGGAAACACTTACTATAGTCTCCAAGACCATTCCGCTGTCAATGGATCTAAAGCAGGTGTTCTCAAAAAGCAACTCGAGGGACCAGGAGTTTGTGCTTAATCTggctctcttcctctgcagCTTCTTCAGCGCCCATCTCGAT CTTATTGAGAAGTTACCGAACCGGGACTATCTTACCCACGCACATTTCTATCTTATCCGTATCAGCCAGATTGACGATAGGGAAGTTTTCAAGATCTGTCTTGAATACTGGACAAGGCTGGTCCAAGAACTCTACGAAGAGATGCAGCAACTCCCTATAACAGATATCAACCCCCTGGTGAGCATGGGCGTGAGCGGTCTTTCGAATGGGGGTGCACCGCATCCCAGCACTTTGGCCAATTACCCTCTTCGTAAGCACAAATATGAAGAGGTATTGTCAAGTTTACGTACAGTCATGATTGAAAAGATGGTGCGGCCGGAGGAAGTCTTGATTGTGGAGAACGATGAAGGGGAAATTGTCCGCGAATTCGTCAAGGAAAGCGACACGATTCAGCTTTACAAAACCATTCGGGAGTGCTTGGTTTACCTTACCCATCTCGATGTCGTTGATACGGAGAATATCATGATCGACAAACTTGCCAAACAAGTTGATGGGTCAGAATGGTCATGGGCGAACTGCAATACTCTTTGTTGGGCAATTGGATCGATCTCTGGCGCGATGAACGAGGAAACCGAGAAGCGCTTCCTAGTCACCGTCATCAAGGATCTCCTCGGTCTCACGGAGATGAAGCGTGGGAAGGATAACAAAGCCGTTGTGGCGAGTAATATCATGTATATTGTCGGACAGTATCCTCGTTTTTTGAAGGCGCATTGGAAGTTCCTGAAGACAGTCGTGAACAAGCTTTTCGAGTTCATGCATGAAACACATGAAG GCGTTCAGGACATGGCCTGTGATACATTTATAAAGATTGCAAACAAATGCAGGCGACACTTTGTTGCGCTACAGCCTGGGGAGAATGAACCTTTTATCGAGGAGATTGTTCGCAACATGAGGAAGATTACTTGTGATCTTTCGCCGCAGCAAGTCCATACGTTCTACGAGGCGTGCGGTTATATGATTTCGGCCCAGGGTCAGAAGGGTCTACAAGATCGGTTGATCGAGAATCTGATGGCGCTTCCTAACTCTGCTTGGGATGCCATTATAGCTCAAGCAAACCAAGACCCTTCAATCCTCCAAGACGGAGAAACAATCAAAATCATCGGAAACATCATGAAAACGAATGTCGCCGCGTGCTCCTCAATTGGTACTTACTTCTATTCCCAGATAGGCCGTATCTACCATGATATGTTGAATATGTTTCGAGCTTCTAGCCAACTCATCAGCGACGCTGTCGCCAGCGACG GCAACATCGCGACCAAGACACCTAAAGTCAGAGGGCTCCGGACgataaagaaagaaatacTCAAGCTCATTGACACTTATGTGCAAAAGACGGACGATTTGGAAATGGTCAGTATAAACATGGTACCGCCACTCCTCGAAGCAGTCTTGGTGGATTATAATCGGAATGTCCTTGATGCACGAGAGGCAGAGGTCTTGAACGTTATGACAACGATCATTCATAAACTACAC AATTTGATGGAAGACAAAATACCACTGATCATGGAAAGCGTCTTTGAATCCACGTTGGAAATGATCAATAAAGATTTCCATGAATACCCGGAGCATCGTGTTCAGTTTTTCAAATTGCTTCAGGCCATCAATTTGTACTGTTTCCCGGCCTTGCTCAAACTTGATGCAACGCAATTCAAGTTTGTAATTGATTCTTGCATGTGGGCCAGCAAACATGACAATCGCGAAGTGGAAAACACTGGCCTCACAATGTGTCTTGAACTGATGAATAACATGGCCGAGACTGATGCTCAGACATCGAGTATTTTCTTCCGTCAGTTTTTTATCCCAATCTTGCAGGATGTGTTTTTCGTTCTCACCGACAGCGATCATAAGGCTG GGTTCAAATCACAAGCAATGCTTCTATCACGcatgttcttcttcattgaATCCGGCAAGGTGCAGGATCCTATTTACCCGCCTGATCAAGTACCCCCGGGGACATCAAATAAAGAGTTTTTACAAGAATATGTTGCAAACTTGTTGCAGACTGCCTTCAAAAACTTGCAGGA GATACAAATCAAGCAATTCGTGATCGGCCTATTTACCTTCAATGATGATTTCAATAAATTCAAGACTCACTTGCGAGATTTCCTAATCTCATTGAAGGAGTTTGCAGGCGACAACGCAGAGCTTTATGCAGAGGAACGGGAGCAGGCTTTGCGTGATGCGAAGGCTGCGGAGAGGGACCGTGCGATGAAAGTCGGGGGCTTGTTGAAGCCATCAGAAATGGACCAAGAAGATGAGCTATGA
- the CAS91 gene encoding maltose acetyltransferase (COG:E;~EggNog:ENOG410PHH7;~InterPro:IPR024688,IPR036864,IPR011004,IPR001451, IPR001138;~PFAM:PF00172,PF14602,PF00132,PF16628,PF12464;~go_function: GO:0000981 - DNA-binding transcription factor activity, RNA polymerase II-specific [Evidence IEA];~go_function: GO:0008270 - zinc ion binding [Evidence IEA];~go_function: GO:0016407 - acetyltransferase activity [Evidence IEA];~go_process: GO:0006355 - regulation of transcription, DNA-templated [Evidence IEA]), translated as MSTVASAAVVNGVQDSEKEPNADQSPSRFTAVNGREPLVSGTNTPTPNHPPSNEGHRELSETWGKGGYDTQYRQEERPRENGGIGHDQEDRPPQRSPSQYGQSSINRQKRKRSESGEQQDPQNSYQSTGIPRSPGFRLEDSADSHVLPPGTSGPETGHPGSELKNTPPAMHPRPEAGEGSRTPSGNAPWNDYDSQLITQAQRAQQIDASDAQLAEALQREAQGHDAVQKGWGSVNRPLESGAQSEQNSPLPTYSQERPQAAVQVAPKRKRVFSNRTKTGCMTCRKRKKKCDEQHPACNNCIRGGFLCEGYSSRSTWQKPSNVKAPVPLQSKEGYADVGSHYMHDMGQQHDRQQGLTDQLEAGKMRPMVVDDNDRTPTAQYTTSPTGVGSSRGPSWSKRVWSGAGHTAYVSDHLAKNDYREVPPIHELSRDEHTKSDYQVVPSIRELSSHSAHPKPGVSLFQGAIDQRPAHANNMDISSPQAQARMALSIEHQLSNRTVTGEETEKEKMIRGELYRPFDIHLVEERERCKAALWRFNNSCNPVSGLSTKEQNRLLKEVLVPPNSIANSPSGATASRQTGSIGQGAVVEAPFHCHYGYNIHISEDVMISENCLFVDDCCISIGAHTWIGPRVTILSSMAHANMQERKGSQSRYQGRPVTIEEDCYVGAGCTIYPGVRLRRGAYVAPGEVVKTDIVAYGFQGLKPSYM; from the exons ATGAGTACAGTTGCATCTGCGGCAGTTGTGAATGGGGTTCAGGATTCGGAGAAGGAACCGAATGCCGACCAAAGCCCTTCTCGATTCACAGCAGTTAATGGGAGGGAACCATTGGTGTCTGGGACAAACACACCTACTCCTAATCACCCGCCGAGCAACGAAGGACATCGGGAATTGTCAGAGACTTGGGGGAAGGGCGGATATGATACCCAGTACCGCCAGGAGGAACGCCCGCGAGAAAATGGAGGTATTGGACATGACCAGGAAGATCGGCCTCCACAAAGATCTCCATCTCAGTATGGTCAGTCAAGCATCAACCGACAGAAACGTAAACGGTCAGAGTCAGGAGAACAGCAGGATCCTCAGAACTCCTACCAGAGTACCGGCATTCCCCGAAGTCCTGGTTTCCGCCTAGAGGATAGTGCTGATTCACACGTCCTGCCTCCCGGTACGAGCGGACCAGAAACAGGTCATCCAGGATCTGAGCTGAAAAATACTCCGCCAGCAATGCACCCTCGGCCCGAAGCGGGTGAGGGTTCTCGGACCCCATCAGGAAATGCCCCGTGGAATGATTACGACTCTCAGCTGATTACCCAAGCGCAACGTGCCCAGCAAATCGACGCCTCCGACGCGCAATTGGCAGAGGCACTCCAGCGCGAAGCTCAGGGTCATGATGCGGTCCAGAAAGGGTGGGGTTCAGTTAACCGCCCTCTAGAAAGTGGCGCACAAAGCGAGCAGAATTCGCCGTTGCCCACTTATTCCCAAGAGCGGCCGCAAGCTGCTGTTCAAGTAGCCCCGAAGAGAAAACGTGTCTTTAGTAATCGCACCAAGACCGGCTGCATGACTTGTcgcaagagaaagaagaagtgTGACGAGCAACATCCTGCCT GCAACAATTGCATTCGAGGTGGGTTTCTATGCGAAGGCTATTCGTCACGGAGTACATGGCAGAAGCCGTCCAATGTGAAGGCACCGGTCCCTCTACAATCCAAAGAAGGCTACGCAGATGTGGGAAGCCACTACATGCATGATATGGGCCAGCAGCATGATCGACAGCAGGGTCTAACGGATCAGCTCGAGGCGGGGAAAATGAGGCCTATGGTAGTCGATGACAACGACCGTACACCTACTGCACAATACACAACCAGTCCGACTGGAGTTGGATCCAGTCGTGGACCGTCATGGTCAAAACGAGTCTGGTCAGGTGCAGGCCATACGGCTTATGTCTCGGATCACTTGGCCAAGAACGACTATCGGGAGGTCCCGCCAATTCATGAACTTTCCCGCGACGAACACACAAAGTCGGATTATCAAGTAGTGCCGTCGATCAGAGAACTTTCTTCACATAGTGCTCATCCAAAACCAGGTGTGTCACTGTTCCAGGGCGCAATCGATCAGCGACCTGCGCACGCCAACAACATGGACATCAGCAGCCCGCAAGCACAGGCCAGAATGGCACTTAGCATAGAGCACCAACTATCCAATCGCACCGTCACAGGGGAggaaacagaaaaagaaaaaatgaTTCGTGGCGAACTTTATCGTCCGTTCGATATACATTTGGTGGAAGAAAGGGAACGATGCAAGGCTGCTCTGTGGCGATTCAATAATTCCTGCAACCCTGTGTCTGGTTTGAGCACAAAGGAGCAGAATCGCCTTCTCAAGGAGGTTTTGGTGCCTCCAAACTCAATTGCCAATTCACCTTCTGGTGCCACCGCCTCTCGACAGACAGGATCAATTGGACAAGGGGCTGTTGTCGAGGCCCCTTTCCATTGCCACTATGGATATAACATCCATATCAGTGAAGACGTAATGATTTCGGAGAATTGTCTCTTCGTGGATGACTGTTGCATCAGTATTGGGGCCCACACGTGGATAGGCCCCAGGGTCACTATACTCAGCTCCATGGCGCATGCAAATATGCAGGAACGAAAGGGCTCCCAGAGCCGCTACCAAGGACGTCCCGTCACAATCGAAGAGGATTGTTATGTCGGTGCTGGTTGTACAATCTATCCCGGGGTGCGCCTTCGACGAGGCGCCTACGTGGCTCCTGGAGAAGTTGTTAAGACTGACATCGTTGCCTATGGATTTCAAGGCCTGAAACCAAGTTATATGTAG